A genomic segment from bacterium encodes:
- a CDS encoding alkaline phosphatase family protein: MRTYIRLLLAFALLSTALLCSSAVAQSPTPNQAGKLVVLIVVDQMRTDYLTRFDSLYTGGIARLARNGFVFGSAFHNHAHTETGVGHATIATGSFPSRHGIVGNSWYDDSLSRLVYCSMDSTAAITNHPDMEGRSPANLRSGGIADWLNRNQPESKVYALSLKDRAAINMGSYSADGVYWYNSDNGKMITSLFYTAVYPEWVAKLNDYHAADDYYSGIWDRFAPLADYRFSGPDSVVNESDGKDIAFPHNFAPSADDSNAVFYDNLLATPFADHLLLRYARELIKYEGLGQDEFVDLLMISCSAADYVGHAYGPRSQEVQDYYLRLDSYLGELFAELDSTVGVDQYSIVLTSDHGVADFPEYQKSKGIDAGRIHPDSLNAAITNAVLVAAKSLGLKNNPIRRIDRGVYLDYSEADSLGISNPALQDAIVTELKRTPYIVDAYTTAELTASGGTPRDYLQLFRNNYFPGRTAHVMYRLKENYLVDRNSRGTTHGSCYCYDTDVPIVFYGPAIKTSSSDRRIQTVDIAPTLVELMGIFSAGEVDGQSQYQLIKK; this comes from the coding sequence ATGAGAACCTATATCAGACTGCTCCTGGCATTTGCCTTGCTCTCAACGGCACTCTTGTGCTCTTCAGCTGTTGCACAATCTCCCACTCCCAATCAAGCAGGCAAACTTGTTGTATTGATTGTCGTCGATCAAATGCGCACTGACTACCTGACTCGCTTCGACAGCCTCTACACCGGAGGCATTGCCCGACTCGCTCGCAATGGCTTCGTCTTCGGTAGTGCCTTCCACAATCATGCTCACACCGAGACCGGCGTTGGACACGCCACAATTGCGACCGGCTCCTTTCCTTCCCGGCACGGAATTGTAGGCAACAGCTGGTATGATGATTCGTTGAGCCGCTTGGTTTATTGTTCAATGGACTCAACTGCCGCAATTACAAACCATCCGGATATGGAAGGCCGCTCCCCAGCTAACCTTCGTTCCGGCGGAATCGCCGATTGGCTCAATCGCAACCAGCCTGAATCAAAGGTCTACGCGCTTTCGTTGAAAGACCGCGCAGCAATCAATATGGGAAGTTACAGCGCCGACGGTGTCTATTGGTATAATTCCGACAACGGCAAAATGATCACATCGCTATTTTACACAGCCGTCTATCCGGAATGGGTAGCGAAGCTCAACGATTACCATGCCGCCGACGATTACTATTCCGGCATTTGGGATCGCTTTGCACCGCTCGCTGATTACCGGTTCTCCGGCCCCGATAGTGTTGTCAACGAGTCAGACGGCAAAGACATCGCGTTCCCGCACAATTTCGCACCGAGCGCAGATGATTCGAACGCTGTATTCTATGACAACTTGCTCGCAACTCCCTTTGCGGACCATCTTCTTCTCCGCTATGCCAGAGAGTTGATAAAGTACGAAGGACTTGGTCAGGACGAATTCGTCGATCTGCTCATGATAAGTTGCTCCGCTGCTGACTACGTCGGTCATGCTTATGGCCCGCGCAGTCAGGAGGTCCAAGATTATTATCTTCGCCTCGATTCGTATCTCGGCGAGTTGTTCGCTGAACTCGATTCAACGGTCGGAGTTGATCAATACTCGATTGTTCTCACGTCTGATCACGGCGTCGCCGATTTCCCTGAGTATCAGAAGTCAAAGGGTATTGACGCTGGCCGCATTCACCCTGATTCGCTTAACGCTGCTATCACGAACGCTGTTCTTGTAGCTGCCAAATCTCTCGGCTTGAAGAACAACCCAATTCGGCGGATTGACCGTGGTGTCTATCTCGACTACTCTGAAGCCGACTCTCTCGGTATCAGCAATCCCGCTTTGCAAGACGCCATCGTCACGGAACTAAAACGAACTCCTTACATCGTCGATGCCTACACGACGGCAGAGTTGACTGCTTCCGGCGGCACACCGCGCGACTACCTTCAACTCTTCAGGAACAACTACTTCCCAGGTAGAACCGCGCACGTTATGTATCGCCTCAAGGAAAACTATCTAGTCGATCGCAATAGCCGGGGTACGACACACGGAAGCTGTTATTGCTATGACACCGACGTACCAATTGTCTTCTACGGACCTGCAATCAAAACTTCATCATCCGACAGACGTATTCAGACTGTCGATATCGCTCCAACATTGGTCGAATTGATGGGAATTTTCTCAGCCGGCGAAGTCGACGGGCAAAGTCAATACCAATTGATCAAGAAGTGA
- a CDS encoding ABC transporter ATP-binding protein, which yields MNLDIKNLSKQYSASVWGLREFSLQAQSGIIGLLGPNGAGKSTLMRILATITRPTSGAVSWNGSDILANPKSLRAELGYLPQEFGIYPNLNAVEFLNYMAALKGLDTSVSKKRIEELLVMTNLLDARKRPLGGFSGGMKQRIGIAQALLNDPRLLIVDEPTVGLDPEERVRFRNLLTDLSGDRLVILSTHIVSDVESTADKIAVMAAGKLLTYSSPDNLVNSVRGKVWTQITDTQTLPSIRKRYLVSSMNRTSIGLTLRIVSADKPSEDAASAEPSLEDAYLFAIAAERSVPV from the coding sequence ATGAATCTCGATATCAAAAACCTTAGCAAACAATACTCAGCCTCCGTCTGGGGTCTTCGCGAATTCTCTCTACAGGCACAAAGCGGCATTATCGGCTTGCTTGGACCCAACGGCGCGGGCAAATCCACCTTGATGCGCATTCTTGCCACGATCACACGACCGACTTCAGGAGCAGTATCGTGGAACGGCTCGGACATTCTTGCCAACCCGAAGTCTCTGCGCGCCGAACTTGGCTATCTCCCGCAGGAATTCGGCATCTACCCTAATCTCAACGCCGTCGAGTTCCTCAACTATATGGCTGCGCTCAAGGGACTCGACACTTCAGTCAGCAAGAAGCGTATTGAAGAATTGCTCGTCATGACCAACCTGCTCGATGCCCGCAAACGTCCGCTCGGCGGCTTCTCCGGCGGCATGAAACAGCGCATCGGCATCGCCCAGGCATTGCTCAACGATCCCCGGCTATTGATCGTCGACGAACCAACTGTGGGACTCGACCCCGAAGAGCGCGTCCGCTTCCGTAATCTATTGACTGATCTCTCCGGCGATCGGCTGGTGATTCTCTCGACCCACATCGTTTCTGATGTCGAATCTACAGCTGACAAGATTGCCGTCATGGCAGCAGGCAAACTGCTCACGTATTCATCGCCCGATAACTTGGTCAACTCGGTACGCGGCAAAGTCTGGACCCAGATCACCGACACGCAGACGCTTCCCTCCATTCGCAAGCGTTATCTCGTTAGTTCTATGAACCGAACCTCAATTGGGTTGACTTTGCGCATTGTCTCGGCTGACAAGCCTTCAGAAGATGCCGCTTCGGCTGAACCTTCGCTTGAGGACGCCTACCTCTTCGCAATCGCTGCTGAGCGTTCCGTCCCCGTATGA
- a CDS encoding aldo/keto reductase: MKYHLLGRSGLRVSEISLGTMTFGEEWGWGASKEESKRQFDLFVERGGNFIDTANRYTEGTSEKLVGEFIKSDREKFVLATKYSLSMRKGDVSFSGNSRKNMVQSLEASLKRLNTDYVDLYWLHAWDFTTQVDEVMRSLDDMVSAGKVLYIGISDTPAWIVSMANTLADFRGWTAFAGLQIEYSLLQRTPERDLLPMAKALDLAVTPWGALGGGALTGKYSRANNSTDVKGRVAPESARRSERAMKIAAVVDQIADETGKKSSQVALNWVRQRNQVMVPIIGARTAEQLGESLDCVGFELTPEQMERLDQVSEIELGFPHDFLMNKPISDLVYSGLGHKIHNHRR; this comes from the coding sequence ATGAAGTATCATCTGCTGGGTCGAAGCGGGCTGCGGGTTTCCGAGATTTCGCTCGGGACGATGACTTTTGGCGAAGAGTGGGGATGGGGAGCTTCCAAGGAAGAAAGCAAGCGACAGTTTGATTTGTTTGTCGAGCGGGGCGGGAACTTCATCGACACTGCCAATCGCTACACCGAAGGCACGAGCGAAAAGCTGGTCGGCGAATTCATCAAGTCGGATCGCGAGAAGTTCGTTTTGGCGACCAAGTATTCTCTGAGTATGCGCAAGGGTGACGTGTCGTTTTCCGGCAACAGCCGAAAGAACATGGTGCAGTCGCTGGAGGCGAGTCTCAAACGACTGAATACTGATTACGTTGACTTGTATTGGCTGCATGCGTGGGATTTCACGACGCAGGTTGATGAAGTGATGCGTTCGCTGGATGATATGGTGAGCGCAGGAAAGGTGCTGTATATCGGTATCTCGGACACGCCGGCGTGGATTGTGTCGATGGCGAATACGCTGGCCGATTTCCGCGGTTGGACGGCATTTGCCGGTCTGCAGATAGAATATAGTCTGCTTCAGCGAACACCGGAGCGCGACCTGCTGCCGATGGCGAAGGCGCTTGATTTGGCGGTGACGCCGTGGGGTGCGCTTGGCGGAGGAGCCTTGACAGGGAAGTACAGCCGTGCCAACAATTCGACTGATGTCAAAGGACGTGTCGCGCCGGAGAGCGCACGGCGTTCGGAGCGGGCGATGAAGATTGCGGCAGTGGTCGATCAGATTGCCGACGAGACCGGCAAGAAGTCTTCGCAGGTCGCGCTGAACTGGGTGCGGCAACGCAATCAGGTGATGGTGCCGATTATTGGTGCGCGGACAGCAGAGCAGTTAGGCGAGTCGCTGGATTGTGTTGGTTTCGAACTCACGCCGGAGCAGATGGAGCGGCTTGATCAGGTGAGCGAGATCGAGTTGGGATTCCCGCATGATTTCCTGATGAACAAACCGATCAGCGATTTGGTGTACAGCGGGCTGGGACACAAGATACACAACCACAGGAGGTAG
- a CDS encoding DUF1572 domain-containing protein has protein sequence MEIKQQIAKHLRQVHFGGNWTASSLKENLKGVSWQQATTKVGSLNTIAALVYHMNYFVDAVLKVMQGRQLDAHDKFSFDLPLIQSQEDWDSLLAKSWEDAENLASLIEQMPESKLWEDFADARYGNYYRNLQGIIEHCHYHLGQVVVIKKMLAKTEG, from the coding sequence ATGGAAATCAAACAACAGATCGCCAAGCACTTACGTCAGGTTCACTTCGGTGGTAATTGGACAGCGTCAAGTCTGAAGGAAAATCTAAAGGGCGTAAGCTGGCAACAGGCAACGACTAAAGTTGGTTCGCTCAATACCATTGCGGCATTGGTGTATCACATGAACTATTTTGTCGATGCAGTCTTGAAAGTAATGCAGGGAAGGCAGCTTGATGCACACGACAAATTCAGTTTTGACCTTCCTCTGATTCAGTCGCAGGAGGACTGGGACAGTCTCTTGGCGAAGTCTTGGGAAGATGCCGAGAACTTAGCAAGCCTGATCGAGCAAATGCCTGAGAGTAAGCTGTGGGAGGATTTTGCGGATGCGAGGTATGGAAACTACTACAGGAATCTGCAGGGGATCATCGAACACTGTCATTACCATTTGGGGCAGGTGGTGGTGATAAAGAAGATGCTGGCGAAGACGGAGGGGTAG
- a CDS encoding GNAT family N-acetyltransferase: MLELPTSNRFSEVEMVGGIWSIATRPSLARQGIGRRLLDAAEDHFRSRGIRISMLTTSRAIVAYKWYSSVGYHEIENVNQCPHYYKVLKHSPARRAKLESKQEQFDRLQCIANFTRFMKDRCGFVYRAPHRFDYMEKVGNLSQAHSMVNEHGHVIASPQMGAVMVNEMITDNKTHATEMIKWIEKRAETGVYYRYVFDPVVAAALDKAGYRSDRGGFDVFMWKALGDTRFEDVYDETFTVSRGEFF, translated from the coding sequence ATGTTAGAACTACCGACGAGCAATAGATTCAGTGAAGTCGAAATGGTGGGTGGAATTTGGTCGATTGCGACGCGACCATCACTAGCCAGGCAGGGAATAGGCAGGCGACTGCTCGACGCGGCGGAAGATCATTTCCGCAGCCGGGGTATTCGCATTTCGATGTTGACGACGAGCCGCGCGATTGTTGCTTACAAATGGTATTCGAGCGTCGGATATCACGAGATCGAAAACGTCAATCAATGTCCGCACTATTACAAAGTGCTCAAGCATTCACCTGCTCGCAGAGCCAAGCTTGAATCCAAGCAGGAGCAATTTGACCGTTTGCAATGCATCGCGAATTTTACGCGATTCATGAAGGACCGTTGCGGTTTCGTCTATCGTGCACCACATCGGTTCGATTATATGGAAAAGGTCGGAAATCTCAGTCAAGCTCATTCGATGGTTAACGAGCATGGGCACGTGATTGCATCGCCGCAGATGGGCGCAGTGATGGTGAATGAGATGATCACCGACAACAAGACGCATGCGACAGAAATGATCAAGTGGATCGAGAAGCGGGCGGAGACAGGTGTGTACTATCGTTATGTATTCGATCCGGTAGTGGCAGCGGCGCTTGACAAGGCGGGCTATCGATCGGATCGCGGCGGATTCGATGTGTTCATGTGGAAGGCGCTCGGAGATACGCGATTTGAGGATGTTTACGACGAGACGTTTACCGTGAGCAGAGGGGAGTTTTTTTAG
- a CDS encoding ATP-binding cassette domain-containing protein, with protein MIEVRNLTKKYGEFVAVNDISFSVPTGQVLGFLGPNGAGKTTTVRILTCYMPPTSGTVTIDGNDVVEQSMEVRRKIGYLPESAPLYTEMDVIEYLEFVLALRGGGNGSRSKRIRHVVDMCGLGDVIAKNISELSKGYKQRVGLAQAMIHDPEILVLDEPTVGLDPNQIVEIRNLIKMLGREKTVVLCTHILPEVEATCDQVMIINKGKIVANGTPDSLQRSLAGKAVIRLEVNQSPETIRPMLMEIEGIEAVKAIQHDGTSKCEVVCRPGSDPREAIFHKAVSARWVLLEMSQEVSSLEDVFREMTKGGARE; from the coding sequence TTGATTGAAGTCAGAAATCTCACCAAGAAGTACGGCGAGTTTGTCGCAGTCAATGACATTTCGTTTTCCGTGCCGACGGGTCAGGTCCTTGGCTTTTTGGGACCCAACGGCGCCGGCAAAACGACGACAGTTCGCATACTAACGTGTTACATGCCGCCGACAAGCGGCACGGTAACAATCGACGGCAACGATGTCGTCGAGCAATCTATGGAAGTTCGCCGCAAGATCGGCTACTTGCCGGAATCGGCGCCGTTGTACACCGAGATGGATGTGATTGAATATCTCGAGTTTGTGCTGGCACTGCGCGGCGGCGGCAACGGAAGCCGGAGCAAACGAATCCGCCACGTTGTCGATATGTGCGGACTCGGCGATGTGATCGCCAAAAACATCAGTGAACTTTCGAAGGGTTACAAGCAGCGCGTGGGTCTGGCGCAGGCAATGATTCATGATCCGGAGATTTTAGTACTCGACGAGCCTACCGTTGGTCTCGATCCGAATCAGATCGTTGAAATCAGAAACCTGATCAAGATGCTGGGCCGCGAAAAGACAGTCGTGTTGTGCACACACATCCTGCCTGAAGTCGAAGCGACTTGCGATCAAGTCATGATTATCAACAAAGGCAAGATCGTCGCCAACGGCACGCCGGATTCTTTGCAGCGTTCACTGGCCGGGAAAGCTGTGATTCGACTTGAGGTAAATCAGTCGCCGGAGACGATTCGTCCGATGCTGATGGAGATCGAGGGGATCGAAGCCGTCAAAGCGATACAGCACGATGGAACTTCGAAGTGCGAAGTCGTCTGCCGTCCGGGAAGCGATCCGCGCGAGGCAATTTTCCACAAGGCAGTCTCGGCAAGGTGGGTACTGCTGGAGATGTCGCAGGAAGTATCGAGCCTTGAAGATGTGTTCCGCGAGATGACGAAGGGAGGCGCCCGTGAATAA
- a CDS encoding ABC transporter permease: protein MNNILTIFRREMRSYFNSPVAYIVIVLFLLIANGLFFWSDFFVRGNADLRGLFGISSFILMFFTPAITMRLLAEERRSGTIEILVTLPVKDSEIVIGKFLAAFGLTTLSIILTFVAYISASMLGDPDFGASLGGYLGLILMSGVYVAIGVFTSSMSLNQIVAFIVGFVIVFALFMLDKILPFLPTVLASTFEFLSVDYHFRNISRGVIDTRDIIYYASMIFLFLYLAIRVTESRKWR from the coding sequence GTGAATAATATTCTAACGATTTTCCGCCGGGAGATGCGGTCGTACTTCAATTCTCCAGTGGCGTACATTGTGATAGTGCTTTTCCTCTTAATCGCGAACGGGCTGTTTTTCTGGAGCGATTTCTTTGTCAGAGGAAACGCAGACCTTCGCGGGCTGTTCGGGATTTCTTCATTTATACTGATGTTCTTCACACCAGCGATCACAATGCGCCTCTTGGCAGAAGAACGCCGTTCCGGGACGATCGAGATTCTGGTGACGCTTCCGGTGAAGGATAGCGAGATCGTGATCGGCAAATTCCTGGCTGCATTCGGACTGACGACGCTGTCGATCATCTTGACGTTTGTCGCATACATATCGGCATCGATGCTCGGTGATCCCGATTTCGGCGCATCGCTCGGGGGTTACCTCGGATTGATATTGATGAGTGGCGTATACGTCGCCATCGGCGTGTTTACCTCTTCGATGTCGTTGAATCAGATTGTGGCGTTCATTGTCGGGTTCGTGATCGTTTTTGCGCTGTTCATGCTGGACAAGATTCTGCCGTTCCTGCCCACGGTGTTGGCATCGACGTTTGAGTTTCTCTCTGTCGACTATCATTTCAGGAATATCTCGCGCGGAGTGATCGATACCAGAGACATCATCTACTATGCGTCGATGATCTTCTTATTCTTGTATCTGGCAATTCGAGTTACCGAATCAAGGAAGTGGAGGTAA
- a CDS encoding GldG family protein, with the protein MKRKLAATGVSAVVIVIVILVVINLISVNVFGRLDLTEGDIFSLSESSKELVRNLDDRITVKCYFSEDLDPPYNANARYVKDQLDEYRSYSGGNLSFSFIDPIKEKKEQEAQSYRIPAVPMQTLRRDKMEIKQVFMGIVILYEDKQEVIPVVQNTATLEYEITRAIRKLTSSVTPKVAFTEGHGELDLKSNMTYVDKVLGQEFEVQTIDLKSTKVVPADIQTIYVVGPQTPFSQWELYQLDQFLMRGGKLGLLIDRIQAEIQQGFAQPMDPGFDAFLTHFGINVNSNMVIDAQCAQIAVQQQQGQFRFQSLKEYPLFPRVTEFSTENLIVKQLESINLIFASTLDTTRFQSTPLTFEVLARTSKNSGILVPPYNIDPMRQWTKADFVTPPQPVGVAITGNFTSFFAGKPKPDMDTIMADNLAAIPETRLDSGDQGRMVVWADADFVSDQVLRDQSNLIMFQNMTDWLSQDQGLISIRSKDVTARPLKQTEDSTRTLVKFINIFLMPAVVIVFGVARWQIRKQNRRRQLI; encoded by the coding sequence ATGAAAAGAAAACTTGCAGCCACAGGGGTATCGGCGGTTGTCATTGTGATCGTGATACTTGTCGTGATCAACCTAATCTCGGTGAATGTGTTTGGACGGCTTGACCTCACAGAAGGCGACATTTTCTCGTTGAGCGAATCGTCGAAGGAGTTGGTACGTAATCTTGATGATCGCATAACAGTAAAGTGCTATTTCTCGGAGGACCTTGATCCGCCTTACAATGCGAACGCGCGGTATGTCAAAGATCAACTTGACGAGTACCGGTCGTACTCCGGCGGCAACCTGAGCTTCTCGTTTATCGATCCGATCAAGGAGAAGAAAGAACAGGAAGCGCAATCTTACCGGATTCCGGCAGTGCCGATGCAAACGCTTCGCCGCGACAAGATGGAGATCAAGCAGGTCTTCATGGGAATCGTGATTCTCTATGAAGACAAGCAGGAAGTCATTCCGGTGGTGCAGAACACTGCAACCCTGGAATATGAAATCACGCGTGCTATTCGCAAATTGACGAGTTCGGTTACGCCGAAGGTTGCTTTCACCGAAGGGCACGGCGAATTGGACTTGAAATCGAACATGACCTATGTCGATAAAGTGCTGGGTCAGGAGTTTGAAGTTCAGACGATTGATCTCAAGTCGACCAAGGTTGTTCCGGCGGATATCCAGACGATCTACGTCGTCGGTCCGCAGACGCCGTTCAGTCAGTGGGAATTGTATCAGCTTGATCAATTCCTGATGCGAGGCGGCAAGCTCGGATTGTTGATTGATCGAATTCAGGCAGAAATACAGCAAGGGTTTGCACAGCCGATGGATCCCGGTTTCGATGCGTTTCTCACCCACTTCGGAATAAACGTAAATTCCAATATGGTGATTGACGCGCAGTGCGCGCAAATCGCTGTTCAACAACAGCAGGGTCAATTCCGGTTTCAGAGTCTGAAAGAGTATCCGTTGTTCCCGCGCGTGACTGAGTTCTCGACGGAGAATCTTATAGTGAAGCAACTCGAGAGCATCAACCTCATCTTTGCCTCGACGCTTGATACGACTCGATTCCAATCGACGCCGTTGACATTTGAAGTGTTGGCGCGGACCTCAAAGAATAGCGGGATTCTTGTGCCTCCATATAATATAGATCCGATGCGCCAGTGGACGAAGGCGGATTTTGTCACACCGCCACAGCCGGTGGGTGTGGCGATTACAGGTAACTTCACGAGCTTCTTCGCCGGCAAACCGAAACCCGACATGGATACGATCATGGCCGACAATCTCGCGGCGATTCCGGAGACGCGGCTTGATTCGGGCGATCAGGGAAGAATGGTTGTCTGGGCGGATGCGGATTTCGTCAGCGACCAGGTTCTGCGCGATCAGTCGAATCTCATCATGTTTCAGAACATGACGGATTGGCTTTCGCAGGATCAGGGATTGATCTCGATTCGTTCGAAGGATGTGACCGCGCGTCCGCTTAAACAGACTGAGGACTCGACGCGCACGTTGGTGAAGTTTATCAATATCTTCTTGATGCCGGCGGTAGTGATCGTATTCGGTGTCGCGCGCTGGC